In Colwellia sp. PAMC 20917, a single genomic region encodes these proteins:
- the lptC gene encoding LPS export ABC transporter periplasmic protein LptC produces MNRLYSLTLLFFLIAGGVYGIIEWRNSSAPQLQAIDKTLTPDFIAENLHSNVYKHQGSLTYVVDAHRMEHYPELSITNFEFPQYTLHPKNDAPAWKISANEGILYNNNRVKLEKHVRLLATDPDSLLQEVQGKYFELDLKTNIISSEQEIKIIGKGFTIDGKGLIIDLNTNQMTLTKHVKSIYEIVKK; encoded by the coding sequence ATGAATCGGCTTTACAGTTTAACCTTGTTGTTTTTTCTAATTGCGGGAGGGGTTTACGGTATAATTGAATGGAGAAATTCCTCAGCACCACAATTACAAGCGATTGATAAGACGCTGACCCCTGATTTTATTGCCGAAAATTTACACAGTAATGTTTATAAACATCAAGGGAGTTTAACTTATGTTGTTGATGCCCATCGCATGGAGCATTACCCTGAGTTAAGTATTACCAACTTTGAGTTTCCTCAATATACACTCCATCCCAAAAATGATGCGCCCGCATGGAAAATATCTGCCAATGAAGGCATATTATACAATAACAACCGGGTAAAATTAGAAAAGCATGTCCGCCTGTTAGCAACAGATCCCGATAGCTTATTACAAGAAGTGCAAGGAAAATACTTTGAACTTGATCTAAAAACTAACATCATAAGTTCAGAACAAGAAATTAAAATTATCGGTAAAGGATTTACCATCGATGGTAAAGGTTTAATTATCGACTTAAACACCAACCAAATGACACTAACTAAACATGTGAAATCAATTTATGAAATTGTTAAAAAATAG
- the lptA gene encoding lipopolysaccharide transport periplasmic protein LptA codes for MKLLKNSLLCLLLSTPLFSSAFAEKFDIKQKIEINASRQAVDLKNKIFSYIDNVVITQGSLVIRADLVQVLTQSGSEEKTYIAKGKPATFKQTLADGTPLSLQADEIRYEPANNLVIISGNALLQQEGSEVSGSRITYNIATQYVNAESKSNERTKTIFQPKEKIKATTTDAKTQEKINL; via the coding sequence ATGAAATTGTTAAAAAATAGCCTACTGTGCTTATTGTTATCAACTCCGCTATTTTCGTCAGCTTTCGCTGAAAAATTTGATATAAAACAAAAAATTGAAATTAACGCTTCAAGACAAGCCGTTGATCTTAAAAACAAAATATTCAGCTATATTGATAACGTGGTGATCACTCAAGGTTCATTAGTTATACGTGCTGATTTAGTACAAGTGCTGACTCAATCAGGCAGTGAAGAAAAAACCTACATCGCTAAAGGGAAGCCAGCAACCTTTAAACAAACCTTAGCAGATGGCACTCCACTTAGCTTACAAGCCGACGAAATAAGATATGAGCCTGCAAATAATTTAGTGATCATTTCAGGAAATGCGCTATTACAGCAAGAAGGCAGTGAAGTTAGTGGCAGTAGAATTACTTACAATATTGCCACTCAGTATGTTAATGCTGAAAGTAAATCTAACGAACGCACTAAAACGATTTTTCAGCCAAAAGAAAAAATTAAAGCGACAACCACAGACGCGAAAACTCAGGAAAAAATTAATTTATGA
- a CDS encoding KpsF/GutQ family sugar-phosphate isomerase — protein MNDFKQLALDVIHIEQQAIAELAQYIDENFEYACQLMFNCKGRVIIAGMGKSGHIGGKIAATLASTGTPSFFVHPGEASHGDLGMITGDDVVLTISHSGETSEVLAIVPVIKRIGAKLIAMTGNPASTLAKLGDTHVCVAVSQEACPLGLAPTSSTTATLVMGDALAVALLNARGFTADDFALSHPGGSLGKRLLLRLSDIMHSGERLPTVNVNAKIKDALVEVSLKGLGMTAVVDESGQLQGLFTDGDLRRILDERIDIHLDTIASVMTKKPTVAHQDMLAAEGLKIMEDKKINGLIIVNDNNIPIGAMNMHDLLKSGLI, from the coding sequence ATGAACGATTTCAAACAACTAGCGTTAGACGTTATTCACATAGAACAACAGGCTATTGCAGAGTTAGCCCAGTACATTGATGAGAACTTTGAATATGCCTGCCAGTTAATGTTTAACTGTAAAGGTAGAGTAATCATTGCTGGCATGGGCAAATCAGGCCATATCGGTGGCAAGATTGCTGCAACACTGGCGAGCACCGGCACCCCTTCTTTTTTTGTTCACCCGGGTGAAGCAAGTCACGGTGATTTAGGTATGATAACCGGTGATGACGTCGTGTTAACTATTTCACACTCGGGCGAAACCAGTGAAGTGTTAGCGATAGTGCCCGTCATAAAGCGTATTGGCGCTAAACTTATTGCGATGACGGGGAATCCAGCCTCAACCTTAGCAAAACTAGGCGATACCCATGTCTGTGTTGCTGTTTCGCAAGAGGCTTGTCCACTAGGATTAGCGCCAACATCAAGTACCACAGCAACCCTAGTAATGGGTGATGCACTCGCTGTTGCCTTATTAAATGCGCGCGGCTTTACCGCTGACGACTTCGCACTTTCTCATCCCGGTGGTAGTTTAGGAAAACGCCTATTACTGCGTCTTAGTGATATAATGCATAGTGGTGAGCGCTTACCAACGGTAAATGTTAATGCTAAAATTAAGGATGCGTTGGTTGAAGTATCGTTAAAAGGTTTGGGGATGACGGCGGTAGTCGACGAGAGTGGTCAATTACAAGGCTTATTCACTGACGGAGATTTACGTCGTATTCTTGATGAACGTATTGATATACATCTCGACACTATTGCATCAGTGATGACAAAAAAACCCACTGTGGCTCATCAAGATATGCTCGCCGCCGAAGGCTTAAAGATCATGGAAGACAAAAAAATCAATGGTTTAATTATTGTTAATGACAATAATATACCTATTGGCGCAATGAATATGCACGACTTACTAAAATCAGGTCTTATCTAA
- the kdsC gene encoding 3-deoxy-manno-octulosonate-8-phosphatase KdsC — translation MQTLYGEITDTAFNTMKTIKLLICDIDGVFSDGRIYLGNDGEELKAFHTKDGYGIKALGASGVDVAVITGRTSNIVATRMSALNVKYIVQGEENKLPALKTMAKQLKLSLDEIAYIGDDMPDYECINAVGLGIAVQDAHPSILSIANYSTFNRGGFGAVREICDLIMLSQNTLANASGASI, via the coding sequence ATGCAAACACTCTATGGCGAAATTACTGACACAGCATTCAATACCATGAAAACAATAAAGCTGTTGATATGTGATATTGATGGCGTTTTTTCTGATGGCCGTATTTATTTGGGTAACGATGGTGAAGAATTAAAAGCTTTTCACACTAAAGATGGCTACGGCATAAAAGCATTAGGCGCCAGCGGTGTCGATGTAGCCGTGATCACCGGGAGAACATCAAATATTGTCGCAACGCGTATGTCAGCCTTAAATGTTAAATATATAGTGCAGGGTGAAGAAAATAAATTACCCGCCTTGAAAACTATGGCTAAGCAATTAAAGCTATCCCTCGATGAAATTGCTTATATTGGTGATGATATGCCTGATTATGAGTGCATCAACGCTGTGGGCTTGGGTATTGCTGTTCAAGATGCCCACCCAAGTATTTTATCTATCGCAAATTACAGCACTTTTAACCGTGGCGGTTTTGGCGCTGTTCGAGAAATATGCGATTTAATCATGCTTAGCCAAAACACCTTAGCAAATGCTTCGGGTGCGAGTATATGA